The genomic stretch CACTCAGCAGGGTGGCGCACGCTTCCGTCCTGGCTGCCGTGGACCCTGACCGTGCCTGGGAAAGCTACCGCGAAGCACTCGACGCGGACTTGGATGACACCCAGCACGGCACGACCAAAGCCGGTATCCACCTGGGTGCGATGGCGGGCACGGTGGACGTCATCCAAAGAAGTTTCGCGGGGCTGCGGATGGACCGTTCAGGAATCACCTTCACCCCCAATTTGCCGCACGGGCTCAACGCCGTTTCCTTCACGGTGAAGACCCAGGGGCACTGGCTGGACATCGAACTGACCACGGAACGGATCCGGGTCACGTCCTCTCCCGGCAGCGCTCCTCCGCTCCGGATCCAGGTCCGCGACCAAATACTGATGCTGCCGGCAGGGGAGAGCCGGAGTTTCAGGCTGCAGGCGGGATCGCGATGAAAAGGTTGGGGATCCTGACGAGCGGCGGCGACTGCCCGGGCGTCAATGCCGTCGTCCGGGGAGCAGTCCTGGCCGGGGTCCGTACCGGGCAGTATGACTTCGTGGGCTACCTGGACGGTTGGAGCGGCGTGCTCAGCAACAACTCCGTACCCCTGACCCTTGAATCGGTCAGGGGCCTTTCGCGCCTGGGCGGAACAATACTGGGAACCTCCCGGACCAACCCCATCACGTCCGGCGGAGCCCCGGCAGTCATCGCATCCATGGAGCGCGACCACGTTGATGGGTTGATTGCAGTGGGGGGAGAAGGCAGCCTCGCTGCTGCCCGGATCCTGGGCGAATCGGGCATCAAGGTCATCGGCGTCCCCAAGACCATCGACAACGACCTCAGCGCAACGGACTACACCTTCGGGTTCGACACCGCCGTGCAAACGGCCACCGAAGCGATCGATCGGCTGCGCACCACCGGCGAATCCCACCACAGGTGCATGATTGCCGAGGTCATGGGGCGCAACGCCGGTTGGATTGCCCTTCATGCAGGCATGGCCGCCGGAGCGCACGCCATCTTGATCCCGGAACGCCGGGCGAGCCTGGAGCAGGCAGCGGCGTGGGTCCTGTCAGCCCGGAACCGGGGCAGGGCGCCACTGGTGGTGGTGGCAGAGGCCTACGTTCCAGCAGGCCAGGATGCTCCCTACTTCCCGCGCGGACTCGATACCTTTGGCCGTCCGCGCCTGGGCGGCATCGGATACCTCTTGGAGGAACAGCTCCAGGAACTGACGGGAATCGAATGCAGGGCCACGGTCCTGGGTCACATCCAGCGGGGTGGGGCGCCCACGGCATTCGACAGGGTCCTGGCAACGCGGTTGGGAATGGCTGCCGTCCGTGCAGCATCCAAGGGGGAGTGGGGCGTGATGGTTTCCTCGCGGGGCACGGACATCACCACTGTTGCCCTTGCTGCCGCGATTGGTGAGTTGCACACGGTCCCGGAAGACTGGTATTTGGAGGCCGAAATGCTGTTTGGGTGACCTGCCCTGCTGCCCTGCTGCCCTACTGTCGGGCGTCAGGCGAGGGAGAGGAACAGCTTCTCCAGCTCTTTCCTGTCCATCGTTTGGTCCTCCTGGATGATGCACTGCTCCAGGCCCGTGGCGATGATGGCGAAGCCGGCCCGGTCCAGCGCCTTCGAAACTGCGGCGAGCTGGGTGACAACGTCTTTGCAGTCACGGCCTTCTTCCAACATGCGGGTGACGGCGGCGAGCTGCCCCTGTGCGCGCTTGAGGCGGTTGATCACAGGCGTGAGTTCGGTGGGGTTCAGTTCCATGAGGGTGCTCCATCGGTGGGTTGCTGCCCTCCATGGTATACCCCCGTGGGTGTACTGATAGCGGCGGCTGGCGACAGGCCGGGCAGGTGCCGTTCCATTCGCACCTGCCCGCAGCACGTTCTCAACTCCTGGTGATGGGAACCTTCGAGGGCGAAACTGCCGCTGTCTTTTCCGGGATGGGTGCCCGTACTTCGAGGACGCCGTCCTTGTAGGAAGCGGTCACGTCGCCTTCCTTCACGCCGTCCGGCAAAGGTATGCGGCGGACAAAGGAGCCATACCGGAACTCCGAGCGGTAGCTGTCCTTTTCCTTGTGCTCCTTCTTTTCCTGGCGTTCGGCCCGGATGGTCAGGCCGCCGTCGGAGACGGTGATTTCCGCGTCCTTTTCCGGGTCGATGCCGGGAAGTTCGGCACGGATCACCAACGTATTCCCGTCAACCACTTCCTCGACTTTGATCCCCCCGGCGCTGCTGTCGCCGTCGAACAATCTCTCGATAAGCTCCATCGGTGAGCGACGCGCATCAAGCCATTTCGTCAGCTCGGTCATGCCAGCCTCCATCTCTTATCAGCCGCGGAACCTTTCCCGGCAGTACCAGCTTTTCGCCTTGGCAACGCGGCTTCCAGAGTCCAAAGTCCCCGCCCGCGCCGGGGTCTTCCGGCCCTTACCCTGCGCCGGGGACTGCTGCAGGATGGGGACATGCCCGCGGAATTGCCGGGTGCAGGGAGGAGTCAGTGATGGGTGGACGGGTCAACCCGGAGTCGGAGCCCCAACGGCCCAACGACGGCCAGGGAAAAGGGCGTTCCCGCAAGAGGCTGACGGGTCTCCCGCTCCAAGGCAGCCCCTTGGTCCAAAGGCTGCTCCGCATCGGCAAACGCCGGGAGGCCGCGGAAGAAAAGCTGGAGCGCCGGCTGGGTGGAGATGACACGGAGACTCATAGCTGACGTTGCCCCGGGTCCCCCACCCGGCGGCCGCCAGCCCAACACGCCGGACCGGAAACGGCGTCGCCTCGGTGGGTCTGTCACCGCATCTTCAGAACCGCAGCGCCGGTGACGCGGTCGTTGGCCAGATCCTCCAGCGCACGGTCCGCTTCCGTGAAGTCGTAAGTGGTGACGGTAGGGGCCAGGCCGATCTCCGCGGCCAGGGCCAGGAAAGCGGTGCCGTCGGCCCGGGTATTGGCGGTGACGCTGCGGATCTGCCGTTCATAGAAGAGTTCATTTTCGTAATTGAGGGACGGGATGTCCGTGAGGTGGATGCCGGCAATGGCCAGGGTTCCGCCGCGATCCAACGCCCGCAGGGCGGCCGGAACCAGATCGCCCACGGGAGCAAAAAGAATGGCTGAGTCCAGGGGGACCGGCGGAGCATCGTAGGCGTCGCCGGCATAAACCGCTCCGAGGCTGAGGGCCAGGTCCCGGGCTTGTGCCGAACGGGTCATGACGTAAACCGACGCGCCTTGGCTGATGGCGATTTGGGCCGTCAAGTGGGCGGACCCGCCGAAGCCATAGATGCCCAGCCTCCCTCCCGGCGGTAGCGCAGCCCGTTCCAGGGCCCTGTAGCCAATGATCCCCGAGCACAGGAGCGGTGCCGCTTGTTCGTTGGTGAAGCGCGCAGGCAAGGCATAAGCGAAGTCCTCATTCACCGTCATGTGGTCGGCAAAGCCGCCGTCACGGTCCCACCCCGTGAATCGGGGCGCCAGGCAGAGATTCTCCTGGCCGCGCCGGCAGTGGGGGCAGTGGCCACAGGTCTGGCCGAGCCAAGCGACACCGATTCTGTCCCCGCGGGAGAAGCGGCCCCCGCTGAAACTTTCCATGACCGTCCCTACGGCCTCGTGGCCGGGGATCACCCCGGCGTGGCGGGGCGGAAGGTCGCCCTCGGCGAGATGGAGGTCGGTGCGGCAGACACCGCACACATCCACTCGCAGGAGTACCTCGCCCGGCCCGGGCCGCGGGTCCTCGCGTTCGCCCATCCTCAAAGGCTTGTCCGCTATCTTCCCCGGCACATCAACCCACCATGCACGCATGACTCTTCCTCGTCGTCGGATATCAGGAGGCTCGCACGGACCCTTCCCGCCTTCCAGAGGCGAAAGTCACGTCTGCACCGTGGTTGCCACGCGTGACGTACCGTCCCACCAGCTCGACGGCGGTACTTGCCGCCAGTGCCGTCAGCACCGAGACCAGCAGCAGGTCAGGCGGAGGCCATTCGAGCAGGAAGAACCCGCGGAGGAAATCAAGGCCCATCACCGCTGCCATCCCCACGTAGCATCCCGCCAGGACCAGTACCTTCGTTGCGTTCAGGGGCCGGGCAGTCACAGCCAGGATCCACGATCCGATGATGGTCAAGGTGATGGTGGTGGCCGAGCGGCTTGTCAGGACCCTGTGATCGCCGCTGAGGGACGCATAGGTGTTGACCCCAAGAATGGCTGTGGCCGTGATGACTCCTGCCGGTATCGCGAAGGACAGGGAACGCTTCAGAAAGCCCGGGACGTAGCGACGACTGCTGGGCAGGAGTGCCAGGAAGAACGCCGGTAATCCAATGGTCAAGCCATCGACGGCGGACAGTTGGCGGGGGAGGAAAGGATACGGCTGCAGCAACAATCCGCAGGCCACGGCCAGGACCGTGGCGTAGGCGGTCTTGCTGAGGAAGAGCATCGATACCCGTTCCATGTTGTTGATAGCCCTGCGCCCTTCGGCCACAATGCCCGGCAGGCGGCTGAAGCGTCCATCGAGCAGGACCAGCCGTGCCACGGCCTTGGTTGCCGGGGCGGCCGTGTCCATCGCGATGCCCAGGTCGGCAACCTTAAGCGCGGGAATGTCATTGACGCCGTCGCCCGTCATGGCAACAGTGTGGCCTTTTCGTTGAAGGGCCTGGATCAGGTCCTTCTTCTGGTGGGGGCCTACCCGGCCGAACACAGCATTGTCCTGGACGCAGGATGCCAGGGCTTCAGGATCCGCGGGGAGTGTTGTGGCGTCACAGGCAGGGCGGCCTCCCAGTCCCAACCTCCCGGCCAGCAGTCCCACTGTCCGGGGATCGTCGCCGGAAAAGATCTTGATCTGTACGCCCTGTTCCCGGAAGTAGTCCAGTGTGGCTGAGGCGTCCTCCCGTATCGATTCCCGAAACGTGACCAGCAGCACCGGTGAAGCGCCGGCGGGAGAAGGAATCCCGCCGGTACCCCCGGCGTCGTTTCCTGTAGCCAGTACCAGAGCCAGGGTTCGGAGACCGGAGGAGGCCAAGGCGGAAGCGCGCCCACGCGCCTCTTCAGCCGTGCCAAGAACAACCCCGGGGGCACCCAGGAGCCACGTCCGGGGCACTCCTGAGGCGCCGGCGAGCGTGACGGAGCTCCAGCGCCGCGCAGGGTCGAAAGGCACCGAGGCCAGGGGAGGTTGTGCACTTCGCGGAGGAAAGGCGGCCTTTAAGGCGCGGGCGGTCGCGTTTGTACGCTGGGTGGCACCGAAGCATTCCAGGGCATCC from Paenarthrobacter ureafaciens encodes the following:
- a CDS encoding HAD-IC family P-type ATPase, with protein sequence MQGLTRADVALRIDHGLDNSAQLPASRSLRAIIRANVLTLFNGLVFAAFAMLLVLGQWQDALFGLAAMGNIIIGVVQEYRAKRALDRLAILHSAPATVLRDGTEQVIPGRDLVKDDIVVLGAGDQVSADAVSLGDGSLDVDESLLTGESEPVRKSAGQVLLSGSLVVSGSGFARITTVGLETFAQRIATEAKRFSLVTSEIRSGINKVLKVIAWLVLPLSALVLNSQMIQHGGWNAALASGDWKEGVVPAVASTIAMIPLGLVLLTSVAFAVGAIRLARLRVIVQELAAVEVLARVDVLCLDKTGTLTDGRMVFDAVHLLGPEEEFPEWRDALECFGATQRTNATARALKAAFPPRSAQPPLASVPFDPARRWSSVTLAGASGVPRTWLLGAPGVVLGTAEEARGRASALASSGLRTLALVLATGNDAGGTGGIPSPAGASPVLLVTFRESIREDASATLDYFREQGVQIKIFSGDDPRTVGLLAGRLGLGGRPACDATTLPADPEALASCVQDNAVFGRVGPHQKKDLIQALQRKGHTVAMTGDGVNDIPALKVADLGIAMDTAAPATKAVARLVLLDGRFSRLPGIVAEGRRAINNMERVSMLFLSKTAYATVLAVACGLLLQPYPFLPRQLSAVDGLTIGLPAFFLALLPSSRRYVPGFLKRSLSFAIPAGVITATAILGVNTYASLSGDHRVLTSRSATTITLTIIGSWILAVTARPLNATKVLVLAGCYVGMAAVMGLDFLRGFFLLEWPPPDLLLVSVLTALAASTAVELVGRYVTRGNHGADVTFASGRREGSVRAS
- a CDS encoding Hsp20/alpha crystallin family protein; the protein is MTELTKWLDARRSPMELIERLFDGDSSAGGIKVEEVVDGNTLVIRAELPGIDPEKDAEITVSDGGLTIRAERQEKKEHKEKDSYRSEFRYGSFVRRIPLPDGVKEGDVTASYKDGVLEVRAPIPEKTAAVSPSKVPITRS
- a CDS encoding zinc-dependent alcohol dehydrogenase family protein; the encoded protein is MRAWWVDVPGKIADKPLRMGEREDPRPGPGEVLLRVDVCGVCRTDLHLAEGDLPPRHAGVIPGHEAVGTVMESFSGGRFSRGDRIGVAWLGQTCGHCPHCRRGQENLCLAPRFTGWDRDGGFADHMTVNEDFAYALPARFTNEQAAPLLCSGIIGYRALERAALPPGGRLGIYGFGGSAHLTAQIAISQGASVYVMTRSAQARDLALSLGAVYAGDAYDAPPVPLDSAILFAPVGDLVPAALRALDRGGTLAIAGIHLTDIPSLNYENELFYERQIRSVTANTRADGTAFLALAAEIGLAPTVTTYDFTEADRALEDLANDRVTGAAVLKMR
- a CDS encoding metal-sensitive transcriptional regulator translates to MELNPTELTPVINRLKRAQGQLAAVTRMLEEGRDCKDVVTQLAAVSKALDRAGFAIIATGLEQCIIQEDQTMDRKELEKLFLSLA
- a CDS encoding 6-phosphofructokinase, whose amino-acid sequence is MKRLGILTSGGDCPGVNAVVRGAVLAGVRTGQYDFVGYLDGWSGVLSNNSVPLTLESVRGLSRLGGTILGTSRTNPITSGGAPAVIASMERDHVDGLIAVGGEGSLAAARILGESGIKVIGVPKTIDNDLSATDYTFGFDTAVQTATEAIDRLRTTGESHHRCMIAEVMGRNAGWIALHAGMAAGAHAILIPERRASLEQAAAWVLSARNRGRAPLVVVAEAYVPAGQDAPYFPRGLDTFGRPRLGGIGYLLEEQLQELTGIECRATVLGHIQRGGAPTAFDRVLATRLGMAAVRAASKGEWGVMVSSRGTDITTVALAAAIGELHTVPEDWYLEAEMLFG